Proteins from a genomic interval of Oxyura jamaicensis isolate SHBP4307 breed ruddy duck chromosome 10, BPBGC_Ojam_1.0, whole genome shotgun sequence:
- the CIAO2A gene encoding cytosolic iron-sulfur assembly component 2A, with protein MSLVLGLLAQALGRALRYSAPPRAGHEPRGRAMEQDKALEVYDIIRTIRDPEKPNTLEELEVVTESCVEVSEIGEDEYLVIIRFTPTVPHCSLATLIGLCLRIKLQRCLPFRHKLEIYISEGTHSTEEDINKQINDKERVAAAMENPNLREIVEQCVTEPD; from the exons ATGTcgctggtgctggggctgctggcgcAGGCGCTGGGCAGGGCGCTGCGGTACTCCGCGCCGCCTAGGGCCGGCCAtgagccccggggccgggccaTGGAGCAGGACAAGGCGCTCGAGGTTTACG ATATAATCCGTACTATCCGGGACCCGGAGAAACCTAATACTTTAGAAGAACTGGAAGTGGTAACGGAAAGCTGCGTTGAAGTGAGTGAGATCGGTGAAGATGAGTATCTGGTAATCATCAGGTTTACACCAACAGTACCTCATTGCTCTTTGGCGACTCTCATTG GCCTTTGCTTAAGAATAAAACTTCAGAGATGTTTGCCTTTTAGACATAAG CTGGAAATCTACATATCTGAAGGTACACATTCCACTGAAGAAGACA TCAACAAGCAAATCAACGACAAAGAGCGAGTAGCAGCTGCGATGGAGAATCCAAACTTGAGAGAAATTGTGGAGCAGTGTGTTACAGAGCCTGACTAG